DNA from Chloroherpetonaceae bacterium:
AGCTTCCTTAAGTAAATCTGAAATTGCCTTGGTATTATCCTTGAAGAATTGTTGTTCTAAAAGAACAACATCTTGATAAAACTTTTCAATTCGGCCTGCAATGATTTTATCCATCATTTTTTCAGGTTTTCCTTCGCGGAGTGCTTGTTGCTTGAAAACTTCTTTTTCTTTCTCAAGCATCTCTTCTGTCACGCCTGTACGATCAATCGAAATCGGTGCATTGGCGGCAACTTGCATCGCAATATCTTTGCAAAGTTGAAGTGTTTTTTCATTTGAAGCTCCGCTTAAAGAGGCCATAGAAGCAAGCTTTGCACCGGGGTGAATATAGGTAACAACAACCCCATCGGTGGATTTAATGTAAGCATATCGACCAAATTCAATCTTCTCCCCGATTTTTCCTACGAGGGTCTCAACTGCTTTTGAAGCGGTAATATTGTCGTATGATGCACCAAGGTTAAGATTGAGAACATCTTCGAGCGAATTGCATTTGTGAGCTAACGCTAAAGTCGCGGTATGGTTCAATAGCTTTAAGAAGTCATCGGCTCGGGCTACAAAATCGGTTTCGCAGTTTAATTCCAATAAAAGAGCTTCTGTTTTTTCGTTGTTGAACGCGGCGGCAATGGCGCCTTCCTTCGCTTCACGATCTGCGCGCTTGGCTGCTGCTACAGCTCCTCGTTCACGAAGCCATTGAACAGCAGTTTCCATATCACCATTATTCGCTTCCAAAGCCTTTTTACAGTCGCCCATTCCGGCTCCTGTCTTATCACGAAGTTCTTTAACGAGTTTTGCAGTTATTTCTGCCATTTTCAAAATGAGTTGTAGGTTAAAAATGCGATTCAAAAAAGAACCGTGAGTTGCTCACGGTTCAAGTAATGTTTATCGTATGGATAAAAACTAATTTTTTCCTGAAGCGGCAACATCCATCTCTTGCTGCTTATCGTTTGCCGTTCTGGCAGCAATAATAACATCCGCTGCTGCTCCGATGATGAGTTCAATTGAACGAATGGAGTCATCATTTCCCGGAATAATATGCGTAACAGTATCAGGGTCGCAATTCGTATCAACTACTGCAAAGGTGGGAATACCTAAATTGGTTGCTTCTGCAACGGCAATATGCTCCTTGCGAATATCAACCAAAAAGAGAGCTGCAGGAAGGCGTGTCATGTGCGAAACCCCGCCAAGAACCTTAACGAGCTTTTCCTTTTCACGGGAAAGCATTAACCGTTCCTTTTTGGTAATAATATCAAAGGTGCCGTCGTTTTCCATTCGTTCAATTGAATTTAATCGGCGAACGCTTTGTCGAATGGTGGAAAAATTGGTCAGCATTCCGCCTAACCAACGCTCGGTTACGTAAGGCATCGAGGCACGCTCGGCTTGCTCACGAATGATTGATTTGGCTTGTTTTTTTGTGCCTACAAAGAGAATCTCTTTGCCGGTAGAGGCGATGTTTTCGAGCGCATTGAATGCGTCTTCTGCCATTGTGACTGTCTTTTTGAGATCAAGAATATGAATCCCATTTTTTTCCATAAAGATGTATGGCTTCATCTTTGGATTCCACCGGCGGGTCAAGTGCCCGAAGTGAGCACCTGCTTTAAGGAGCTCTTCAATTACAAGTTTTGGCATTGTTTGATGTGTTTAGTTTAACCGCTACACCACCTCGGTTCGGGATTGCTTAGCAACACTTCCGAACCGATTGGCTTACAAACCGCAAGCCGGTGATGTATGTGTATTGAAAAAAAATTAACGCTTCGAGAATTGGAAACGGCGTCGAGCTTTGCGTCGGCCGTACTTCTTACGCTCAACCATTCTCGGGTCACGCGTCAAAAGCTCGTCTTTGCGCAGTGCTGGACGAAATGTTTCATCCATTTCAACAAGGGTCCGTGCAATTGCAAGGCGAACTGCACCAACTTGACCATTGACGCCGCCACCTTTAACTGTCACATAAAGATCGTATTTCCCAACACCATCAACTGCAACAAAAGGACGCATCACATCCTGACGGTGCAATTCGCTTGGAAAATAAACTTCAAGCGTACGGTCATTGATCACGATTTTTCCGGTACCCGGCTTAAGAAAAGCACGCGCCACGGCTGTTTTTCTTCTTCCGGTTGAGACAAGTGTTTCAGACATTGAATCGAAATAAGTTTAGTGTTTTGAATTATCCGAGTGTAACGGGAGCCGGGCTTTGTGCTGTATGCGGATGATCAGCATTCGCATATACTTTAAGCTTCCCATAAATTTTTCGACCCAAGTTATTCTTAGGTAGCATTCCCCAAACGGCATCTTCTATGACGCGTTCTGGCTTCTTATTAAATACATCCGCAAACTTTTCGTAGCGACCGCCACCCGGATAAAGCGTATTGTGGAAGTAAACTTTGTTTTCTTCTTTAGCACCCGTAAGCTTTACCTTTGAAGCGTTGATCACAACCACAAAATCGCCGGTATCAATATGAGGCGTAAATTCAGGCTTGTGTTTACCTCTTAAAAGTGTAGCAACTCTTGTTGAAAGCCGACCTAAGGTTTGCCCTTCAGCATCAACAAGCAACCACTTGCGTTCCACTTCGTTCGGCTTTGCCGAGTATGTTTTAAAACTGATGTTGTCTTTCTTTTTCATCGATCGATTTGAGATAAATAAATTGGATTCTTATATCTAACAGGCGATTCCGGAATGGACGGCTTATTTTCACATTCAGTATTTGCGCAAGACTCGGGATCTCAAGCAGCCCTAAACTTAGAATTCTCAACGACCGACTCCCACCTCAGCCGCAAAACTTCCTAAGATTAGATACCCAAAAAAGGTCACAAAAGTACGGCTATTCAGCCATTTATGCAAGAAATAATTGAATTTTTTGATTGATATTTTCTTTCGATTCATAGTTTACTGTGCAGATTGATAAACCAAAAGAAAAAAGGGATAATTTGTTTGGGTCCAATTGTAAAATGGGGAATATTTTCTTCAAGGTTTAACGGGTAAAAAGAGAGGTTTTGAGGTTGAATCAAGAAATCTTGTTAGCATTGGCCCGATGCCGTGGATTTGAAGGACAGTTTCACCTACAAAGAATTCAAAGTGAGGCGCCCCGGGTTCAAAAGTATAAGTTTGCCCGGGTAAAATCTTTTTTAGCTTTTTGTCATCCCATTTTTCTCCCTCACCAATACAAAGCATACCGGATAAAACCATCGTACTAATCACATTGGGGTGTGAATGTGGCAATAAGGTTAATCCGTTTGGATATTTCACTCTTAAAACAAAAAATCCAGATTTAGATCGGTCTCCGTAAAGTGGCATCGAAGCGATTCCGGGAAGAACCGGTGAAGGAATCCAAATCCCAAGTGATGTGATACTATCTTGAGGAATTGTAAGTATCGGGTTCGAAGATTGAGGTACTTTCGTTTCAGAAGGCGTTGAAGCACCAATACTTACAGGGCTACTTTTACCAGACTGTGCCAATGAAATTGTGGTGCTGTTGAATAACACGAAACAAAGTAAGATTAACCAAAATCCGGTTTTCCCGGCAGATTTATGAAAAAGGCGAACTCTAGAGATCACCCTAAAATTCGCCTTAGCGCTTGAAAAAGAAGTTGATGCTGTGCTCACAAAAGAGTTAATAGGTGGTTGAAAGTTTTGAAATTTGACGAGCTTTGTTTAGCGCATCTTCAATATTTTTGGCTTCACCGGAGTTCAGATTCACAAAGCTTCTGTGAAATACTTTGGAATTTGCTTCAGGTCTCTCGGCACTTTCATGATGCCTCGAAATGGCGAGTTCAATGGTGGTTTTAAGAAGCTCTCGCTTAAAGGGTTTAACGAGATAGCGAAAAACTTGCGCTTCATTGATTAACCGAATGGCAATATTGGCATCGCGGCTATCACTTAACAAAATGGATACAATATCGGGATATTCGATACTGACGGCCGCTAAGAATTCGGCACCGCTGATTCCTTCTAAGGCAACTTCAGAAATCAACACTTGGATGCCGTGGGTTAGCAAAATTTCGAAAGCTTCTTTTGGGTTGAGCGCTGTATAAACTTCGTACTTATCTTTCAATAGCTCGCGATAAGCTTCAAGAAATGATGGTTTAGGATCTACAAATAAGATTTGTGGTTTTGCCTCGCTCGAGGGAATTCCGTCGATAGCCGAAAGAATGCCAAGTGATGCTGTAGATGCAAAAGATCTTGGCGGTTTGGGTGATGCGGGAGGCGAGTTTTGAACCTTATCTGCGAATTGGCAAGCAAGCTTGACGGTATCTTTAAGTTTGGAACTAATCCAAGGCTTATTGACATATCTGAAAATCTCCCCGGTATTTACGGATTCGATGACTGCATCAAGATCGGCATACCCGGTCAACAAAATTCGGACAGTGCCGGGAGAAATTGCTTTGACTTGCTGAAGCAATTCAACACCGGTCATTTGGGGCATTCGTTGGTCACTTATCAAAACATCAATTTTAACCCCTTTTTTGAACAGATTTAATGCTTCTAAGCCACTACCAGCGGTGTAAACTTTGTAGTCATCAAAGAGGAGAGAGAGCGATTGAACGATGTTCGGTTCGTCATCAACGAAAAGTAGCGAATGGTTTGTCATGATCGTATAAAGTAAAAAGTCGATTGAAAAATCGGATATCCGACAAAAAAAATTAGAAAGCAGTGACCTGCTACAACGAAATAAAAGAACAAAAGGAATCAAAGTAGAAAATAAGAAAACGATAATTTTCTGCTAACTTTGCATGTTCCTGAATCACTGAAAAAAAGGATTCAAAATGAAAATGAAATTAAAAAGAATAAAAAGAAATCGAAAAATTCTAAATCGAATAACACTTGCCAAAAAAAGAAACGACGAATAAAGTCAAAAAAACGATCTCCGCTAAAAGTGCTTTAAGTACGGAAGAAAACTTGAAAGCAACCTCCAAAAAAAGGAGCACAAAAAAAGAAACACCATTAAAGGAAACATCGGTTAAAAAAAAGAAAAGCGAATCACTGAAAACGCTTCAAAAGCCGAAGCTCACCAAAACGCCAAAAAAGAAACCAATAACAAAAAAGAAAACAGAAAAAAGCGATACAAAATTTTCATCATCCAAGAAAGTTACATTATCCGAAGCTGAGAAATTGGCTCGAAAAGCAGCCGAATTTGCTCTTTCGAAAAAGGCGACGGATGTTGTTCTACTTGATGTCAGAAAAATTTCAGGAATAACCGATTTCTTCCTTCTTTGTACGGCTGATTCCGATAGGCAAGTTAAAGCCATTGCGGAAGAAATTGAAAAGGGCTTAAAAGACGAAGGCGATTACCCAAGCTATGTCGAGGCCAAAGAATTAACTTGGGTTGTAATGGATTATTTCAATGTGATCATTCACATTTTTGTTAAGGAGAAAAGGCATTTTTATGCTTTGGAAAAGTTATGGGGCGATGCGCCGATTTATCATATTCAGGAGGAATCAAAAAAAATCTAACGCATTTCGGGGAGGCAAAACCATTAGGATGTTATACAAAAAGCTCGCGATTTCCCTTTTTTGGGGCTGTTTCATAATACTTCAAAGTGCGGCGAGTTGTAACTCAGTAACGCGGTATCAGTCTGAAACTATCCAACAGCCAAAATCGCTTTCGAATACAACGACTGCTCAAATTGAAAGTGCTAGGGATTCATCGAAGCAAGATCAAAGACTGGAACCAAAGCCGGCGGTTATCCAACCTTCGCTCAAAATATCTGCCGATACGGCGGTTCGAGAAACTGCAATTGCTGGTTATCTCGCTGAGGGTTTTGCGACTTATTATGCGGAGGAATTTCACGGCAGAAAAACCACGAATGGTGAAATCTATGATATGAATGGTATTTCTGCAGCGCATCCGAATTTACCAATGGGAACTTGGCTTCGGGTTACCTATCTAAAAACCGGAAAAGCAATTGTCGTGCGTGTCAATGACCGAATGCCGCCGAACGAGAAGGGTAGAATCATTGATCTCTCGCTTGGTGCAGCAAAGCTTTTAGGAACTGTCGCAGAGGGTGTTGCCAAAGTTCGTTTAGAAGAGCTTAGCGAAGAAGAAGCGAAAAACGACGCTCTCAATTCAAAATAAGTTTCTCAAATCCACCCGCTGATTCAATGCTTGCTAAGCTGAAACTTCTCTTAAAAGATACAACGATTTATGGTGCAAGCACCATTTTGGCAAGCGGGTTGAATTATCTTCTTGTTCCATTTTACGCCAATTTGCTCACCTTGGAAGAAAATGGTATTCAATCGATAATTTATTCTTCAATTACTTTCGCTTCGGTTATCTATACTTTCGGTCTCGAATCGGCGTACTTAAAATTTGCGGCCGATAAAAAAGTATTGGAAAAGCGTCAGTTAGAAGAATCGACGAAAGAAACCACGGTAGTCACTAATAAAGTCTTTTCCCCATCTTTAAGTGGATCAAATGAAAACCACCCAAAATGGGGCGAATCAATCTTTTCTACACCCTTTATTGGGCTTTTTTCATCATCCCTTTGTTTTACGGTTTTCATTTTTATCTTTTCTTCACGCATCGCAGAAGTACTTGGTTTAAGCGGTGCTGAATCAGGCTATGTCCAATTTGCAGCGGTGATTTTGTTGATTGATACGATGTCAACATTGCCTTTGGCTTGGCTAAGAAGTGAGCGTAAGGCGGGGATTTTTAGTTCAATAAAACTTGTCAATGTTCTTGTTACGATTGCAGTTTCTCTTTGGCTTGTCGTTGTTGAAGATTTGGGTGTACGCGGAGTTTTCTATGGAAATATTGCAGGATCAATAATTTCGCTTGGTTTGGCGAGCTCCTATACAATAAAATTTTCTGCTTTTGTTCCACTTCGATTTTCAAAAAACTTGTTCCGTCAGATGATGCGGTACGGTTTGCCCTTGGTTCCGAATAGTATCGCTATGATGTTGATTGATTTTGTTGACCGCTTGATTTTGATTCGAATTCCGCAAGAAACGATTCAAGAAATTTATGGACAGCAGATTTCGCCAGAGGCGCTCGTAGGTATTTACGGGAGGGTCTATTCGCTTGCTGTATTGGCGCAACTTTTGGTTAGAATGTTTCGATTTGCTTGGCAACCTTTTTATCTCCAACAAGCCGCAGAGCCCGATGCAAAGGCGCTATTTAGTAAAGTTCTAACCATCGCAACTGTATTTATTACAACCTTTACTTTATTTGCCTCCTTTTTTGTTCCTCTTGTAATTCAAATTCATTTTTTTGGAAAGTTTTATATACTTCCCCCTGCATTTTGGATAGGGCTCTCGGTTTTACCCATACTTTACCTGAGTTATGTTTTTGATGTGATTTCAAGCATTCTATTTGCTGGCTTGCTCATTGAAAAAAAAACAGAGTTCTTGCCTGTAATCACACTTATTGGCGCAGCTGTTACAGCGATTCTTTGTTTTGCATTGATTCCTTTACCTAACAAATGGGGTGCAATGACCGGAGCAGCTCTTGCAACAACAGCGGGTTCGCTTGCAATGGCAGTGGGTGCGTACTTTTTTTCCCAAAAAATTTATCCGAATAACTTTGAGTGGGGGAAAATTTTGCTCTCACTTTTTTCGGCGTTGTTCATATTTATTTTTTCAAGTTACTTGAGTTTGTTGATGAATTCGTGGATTGTCAATTCAGTGAGTTTTTCGATTTACACAGGACTAATCCTTTATTTTTTTAGGGTTGAAGCAAAGCAAGTCTTTTATAGGGTGAAAGGAAAGAAAGCCTAATCAATGGAATCATTTCAAAAGGAAAAGGGAGAGAAGTATGAAACAAGAAAAAGCGGAATCAGGATTTGTACCCTTGAAGGGCTATTTGCAAACGCTTTTATTGTTTTAACTGATGTCCCGGCTTTAACTCAGTTTGCCGTAATTCTTTCTGCAGGGAATGTGCTCACTGCTTTCATTGGCGCACTCCCTTACGGATTGCGAGCATTTCAATTATTGGGTGCTTTTATAGTTGAACGCGTCGGAAGAAGAAAATTTTTGAGTATTCTATTTGGCATATTCAACCGAGAAATTTGGATTCCTTTTATAATATTGGCACTCATTTTTTACGGTCACCCTGAAATTATTCTCCCGCTCTTTGCGATTACAGTATTCATTTCACAGTTTTCAAATAATCTATTGGCGGTGACTTGGATGTCTTGGTTTTCGGATCTTGTACCGCCAAGAATTCGTCCAACTTATTTGGGATTCAGGCTATCGGTGATGGCCGTTGTAAACCTCAGCGTGACCTTTCTGATGGGCTTTACGATTGATAGTTTTAAGGGGTGGGGAGGAAAAGAATTTGAAGCCTATGGATACCTGTTCATGCTTGGTATTGCGGCCTTATGTGGACTAATCACCCTATTTTTATTTTACTATCAATATGAACCTCCTTTTCAAAAATCTGTAAATCAAAATTTCAAGAGCGATGTCTTAATTCCAATCAGGGATAAGCGATTTCGGCCGATTCTTGAATATCTATTCTATTGGCATCTTTCTATTGGTGTCAGCGGGGTTTTCTTTACGGTTTATATGCTCAATGTTTTAGGCTTTAGTTTTACACTGGTATCGATTTACTTTATGATTATGACGGTTGGGAGAATCCTCTTCAATCCGATGTGGGGAAGAATTGTTACGAAAATTGGTGCCGCTTCTGCATTGAAACTTGCTGCTGCAATTAAAATCATTGAACCCTTGTATTGGATTTTTGCGACACCCGATGCAAGTTGGTTTGTGTGGATTGATGCGCTGAGCAATGCGATTTCAATTACAGGATTTGAACTTGCAATGATGGATGTTCAATTTTCCGAAAGTTCAGCTAAGGGGCGAAGCTATTATTTTGCTTGGTGCGGCATCACTGCCGGGCTTGGATTTTTTATTGCCTCCGCGGCTGGTGGAGCCGTTGCGGAATTTGTTGAAGCAATCTCGCTTTCAACACCATTCGCTACAATCGAAGGATATCATTGGCTTTTTATTCTTTCGTCAATAGGTCGTGCCTTAAGCCTATTCATATTTATGAGGGCTTGGCATCAATTACATACTGAATTGCCTTTTTATAAAAAAGCAATCTCACTCATTCGAAAATCTTAAGTTAGATCTTCAATGATAGAATTTCCCTCCAATACTTTAGAAAAAAATTTTATTGTCAATGATCTTTGAGGAAAAGCATTTAAGGAGACTTGTTTTGCAAAAATATGTTCAGACAATTTGGAGTTACTTGACAACGCTTTTTCAAAAGTTTGATCAAGATAATGCGTTGCTCTTAGCCTCTGCGATTGCATTCGATATTTTTCTATGTGGATTTCCATTCATTTTGATTCTACTTTCTCTTACTACCGTTTTTTTGGAATCCTCACATACTTCCGTCAGTGCCTTGAGCATTTACCTTTCAAAGTTTATGCCGAATGGAAAAGAAATCTTGGATTCACTACTTTCAAGATTAATTAATGACCGTCCAAACATCAATCTTTTCGGGGTTCTTGGGCTTTTGTGGACATCAATGTCGCTTTCCTCAACTTTGCGAACGGTACTTTCAATTGTATTTGAGTTTAAGGAGACACGGTCTTTTTTTAGAACAAGGGCAATCGATTTCTTGGTTGTATTTGCTCAGTTTTTATTCTTAATCCTATCCATTTTGATAACCGGCGCAATTTCGATTTCGATGTATTGGATTGAAATGAACGGCGACGTTATCCCTTTTCTTTCTTCGGCATTTGGAAGAGGAATATCAGTTACAGTGGCGATGCTGTTTTCAATTTTAATGTTTTTTTCAGCGTATCGTTTTTTACCAAATGGAAAAGTTGATATCAGAGCTGCTTTCGCAGGAGCTTTTATTTCCGGTGCTTTGTGGGAACTTGCCAAATATGGGTTTGATTGGCTCGTGACAAGATTTACTTCAACAGAGAAGATTTATGGTTCATATAGTGTCATCGTGGCGCTTGCGCTGTGGGTTTATTATTCGGGTATTCTGTTCATTTTAGGCGGGGAAATCGCAAAGATATTTGCTTCACGAAACCATCGGGTTTTGGTGAATGAGCCACGTAATATCGGTTAACGAGAACTTAATACACTCTATTCCATTTCTTCCCTTAGGCTGAACTAACTTTAATCCTTCGCTTTTTAAGAAGTAAAAGTCGATCAAAAAGTTTCCGAACAGTTTGAACATAAAGAATTGTTCTACAAGCAAATGACTCAAAAAAAATGAAAAGAAGCAATAAAGAGCACGATCGAGACTTGCACGAGAGTATTGCAAAGGCAGTTCTATGGGTTAACGCGCTCTTTATTTTTTTCTTTCCTTCTCAAGTAGTGGCTTCTCCTGTATTAACCGATTCCATCCCAAGTTATTTAAGAGCAGATAGTTCAAAACTTGTTGTTTCCGATTCCCTGTTGGGACGGCAACTTATAGATCGTGTTCTTGATCTCTCGGCTGAATCAGCTGATAACAATGAATTGCTTGAGCAACTGAATTTGCTTCGACTTCAGAAGATTGACTTAAACACAGCAAGTGTGCTCGAATTTGTAGCTATCCCATTTCTTTCTCCAGATGAAGCCAAGAAAATCGCTGAGTATCGCTCGAGGTTTGGAAGATTTAGTTCTCTTGACCCGCTTCGTGAAATTTTAGGCGGTGAAAAATTTTTCTACCTAAAAGACATTTTTAAGGTTGAAGAAGCAAAAGTTGAATCAGACCCAGATTTGCCTGCATTTTTGAATGATCTTCGTCGCGGAGAGCTTATGAACAGAACGCGAATTGAAGTGATTTCGAGAGCAATTACAGAAGTGCCTTCACGTTTTGGGTTTGACCCAATGAGTCAAATCGTTATATCTACGGATAGCTTGACGGGGATTCGAGATACAACCTTCCGTGCTGCTTATTCAGGAAGTGTTCCTAAAATTTATAATCGAATTCAAATCGCTATTTCGGAGAACTTCTTTCTTTCGGGTTTAGGAGAAAAGGACAGTGGTGAGGAATCGCTTACAGACTTTCGTTCTGCAACTTTTCAAGTCAAGAATCTCTACAATCTGCGTTCGTTAATTATCGGAGACTATAACCTACGCTTCGGACAAGGACTTGTAATGACAACGGGCAGACCCTTTTTCAAAAGTCCAGAAGCTATTCTCTCTTCAAAGCAAACCTCTCAAACCGTTCGCCCATACACTTCTGTTGCCGAATATGGTTTTTTTCGCGGTGCTGCAACACAAGTGCGTCTCAGCGATTTTGAAGTGACCGGTTTTTACTCCAAAAATCAATTCTCAACAAGTCAGAGCGATACTTCATTTAGCAGTTTTGATCTTGATGGTTTTTATCGAACAGAATCGGAGCGCCTAAGAAGAGGGAATTTGGAGCAAACTACTTTCGGCGGCCATCTTGATTTTGATAAATCTTTCTTCAGCGGTTACTTTCATTTTGGGGTTTCACTTATTCAAACAGAATTTTCAAAGCCGCTTATTCCGGCAGATGAGTTAAGAAATGTTGGCGCATTTCAAGGTTCACTTGCGACTTCCGGCTCAATCGATTGGGATATCCTTTGGAATAACATCAACTTCTTTGGGGAACTTGCTTACAGTAAAGAACAAAATGTGTTTTCAACCCTTGGAGGGATTTTATTGAATTTTGGGAATAGTACCCGAGGTGTTGTAATTGGAAGATTTTTTGATCAAAATTATTATTCTCCTTTTGCAAATGCGTTTGCTGAGCGAGGAAATGACGGCCGTAATGAACGGGGGGTTTACCTCGGTCTCGAGACGTCGCTCAGCGAGAAAGTTAAAGTGAGAGGATATGCCGATTACTACTATTTTCCTTTCATCAGTTTTACTTCAATTCTTCCAGCAAGCGGGATTGACTTACTTTTACAATCTACCTATCGACCTACAAAAAATATTGTGCTTGAAACCCTCGTTCAAAGAAAAACAACTGAAGAAGCCTTGACAATTGAA
Protein-coding regions in this window:
- the tsf gene encoding translation elongation factor Ts gives rise to the protein MAEITAKLVKELRDKTGAGMGDCKKALEANNGDMETAVQWLRERGAVAAAKRADREAKEGAIAAAFNNEKTEALLLELNCETDFVARADDFLKLLNHTATLALAHKCNSLEDVLNLNLGASYDNITASKAVETLVGKIGEKIEFGRYAYIKSTDGVVVTYIHPGAKLASMASLSGASNEKTLQLCKDIAMQVAANAPISIDRTGVTEEMLEKEKEVFKQQALREGKPEKMMDKIIAGRIEKFYQDVVLLEQQFFKDNTKAISDLLKEASDSVGKVEVKSFVRFQLGDR
- the rpsB gene encoding 30S ribosomal protein S2 — protein: MPKLVIEELLKAGAHFGHLTRRWNPKMKPYIFMEKNGIHILDLKKTVTMAEDAFNALENIASTGKEILFVGTKKQAKSIIREQAERASMPYVTERWLGGMLTNFSTIRQSVRRLNSIERMENDGTFDIITKKERLMLSREKEKLVKVLGGVSHMTRLPAALFLVDIRKEHIAVAEATNLGIPTFAVVDTNCDPDTVTHIIPGNDDSIRSIELIIGAAADVIIAARTANDKQQEMDVAASGKN
- the rpsI gene encoding 30S ribosomal protein S9, yielding MSETLVSTGRRKTAVARAFLKPGTGKIVINDRTLEVYFPSELHRQDVMRPFVAVDGVGKYDLYVTVKGGGVNGQVGAVRLAIARTLVEMDETFRPALRKDELLTRDPRMVERKKYGRRKARRRFQFSKR
- the rplM gene encoding 50S ribosomal protein L13, producing the protein MKKKDNISFKTYSAKPNEVERKWLLVDAEGQTLGRLSTRVATLLRGKHKPEFTPHIDTGDFVVVINASKVKLTGAKEENKVYFHNTLYPGGGRYEKFADVFNKKPERVIEDAVWGMLPKNNLGRKIYGKLKVYANADHPHTAQSPAPVTLG
- a CDS encoding cupin domain-containing protein; the encoded protein is MSTASTSFSSAKANFRVISRVRLFHKSAGKTGFWLILLCFVLFNSTTISLAQSGKSSPVSIGASTPSETKVPQSSNPILTIPQDSITSLGIWIPSPVLPGIASMPLYGDRSKSGFFVLRVKYPNGLTLLPHSHPNVISTMVLSGMLCIGEGEKWDDKKLKKILPGQTYTFEPGAPHFEFFVGETVLQIHGIGPMLTRFLDSTSKPLFLPVKP
- a CDS encoding response regulator, with amino-acid sequence MTNHSLLFVDDEPNIVQSLSLLFDDYKVYTAGSGLEALNLFKKGVKIDVLISDQRMPQMTGVELLQQVKAISPGTVRILLTGYADLDAVIESVNTGEIFRYVNKPWISSKLKDTVKLACQFADKVQNSPPASPKPPRSFASTASLGILSAIDGIPSSEAKPQILFVDPKPSFLEAYRELLKDKYEVYTALNPKEAFEILLTHGIQVLISEVALEGISGAEFLAAVSIEYPDIVSILLSDSRDANIAIRLINEAQVFRYLVKPFKRELLKTTIELAISRHHESAERPEANSKVFHRSFVNLNSGEAKNIEDALNKARQISKLSTTY
- the rsfS gene encoding ribosome silencing factor, which translates into the protein MPKKETTNKVKKTISAKSALSTEENLKATSKKRSTKKETPLKETSVKKKKSESLKTLQKPKLTKTPKKKPITKKKTEKSDTKFSSSKKVTLSEAEKLARKAAEFALSKKATDVVLLDVRKISGITDFFLLCTADSDRQVKAIAEEIEKGLKDEGDYPSYVEAKELTWVVMDYFNVIIHIFVKEKRHFYALEKLWGDAPIYHIQEESKKI
- a CDS encoding septal ring lytic transglycosylase RlpA family protein; this translates as MLYKKLAISLFWGCFIILQSAASCNSVTRYQSETIQQPKSLSNTTTAQIESARDSSKQDQRLEPKPAVIQPSLKISADTAVRETAIAGYLAEGFATYYAEEFHGRKTTNGEIYDMNGISAAHPNLPMGTWLRVTYLKTGKAIVVRVNDRMPPNEKGRIIDLSLGAAKLLGTVAEGVAKVRLEELSEEEAKNDALNSK
- a CDS encoding oligosaccharide flippase family protein — encoded protein: MLAKLKLLLKDTTIYGASTILASGLNYLLVPFYANLLTLEENGIQSIIYSSITFASVIYTFGLESAYLKFAADKKVLEKRQLEESTKETTVVTNKVFSPSLSGSNENHPKWGESIFSTPFIGLFSSSLCFTVFIFIFSSRIAEVLGLSGAESGYVQFAAVILLIDTMSTLPLAWLRSERKAGIFSSIKLVNVLVTIAVSLWLVVVEDLGVRGVFYGNIAGSIISLGLASSYTIKFSAFVPLRFSKNLFRQMMRYGLPLVPNSIAMMLIDFVDRLILIRIPQETIQEIYGQQISPEALVGIYGRVYSLAVLAQLLVRMFRFAWQPFYLQQAAEPDAKALFSKVLTIATVFITTFTLFASFFVPLVIQIHFFGKFYILPPAFWIGLSVLPILYLSYVFDVISSILFAGLLIEKKTEFLPVITLIGAAVTAILCFALIPLPNKWGAMTGAALATTAGSLAMAVGAYFFSQKIYPNNFEWGKILLSLFSALFIFIFSSYLSLLMNSWIVNSVSFSIYTGLILYFFRVEAKQVFYRVKGKKA
- a CDS encoding MFS transporter codes for the protein MESFQKEKGEKYETRKSGIRICTLEGLFANAFIVLTDVPALTQFAVILSAGNVLTAFIGALPYGLRAFQLLGAFIVERVGRRKFLSILFGIFNREIWIPFIILALIFYGHPEIILPLFAITVFISQFSNNLLAVTWMSWFSDLVPPRIRPTYLGFRLSVMAVVNLSVTFLMGFTIDSFKGWGGKEFEAYGYLFMLGIAALCGLITLFLFYYQYEPPFQKSVNQNFKSDVLIPIRDKRFRPILEYLFYWHLSIGVSGVFFTVYMLNVLGFSFTLVSIYFMIMTVGRILFNPMWGRIVTKIGAASALKLAAAIKIIEPLYWIFATPDASWFVWIDALSNAISITGFELAMMDVQFSESSAKGRSYYFAWCGITAGLGFFIASAAGGAVAEFVEAISLSTPFATIEGYHWLFILSSIGRALSLFIFMRAWHQLHTELPFYKKAISLIRKS
- a CDS encoding YihY/virulence factor BrkB family protein — its product is MIFEEKHLRRLVLQKYVQTIWSYLTTLFQKFDQDNALLLASAIAFDIFLCGFPFILILLSLTTVFLESSHTSVSALSIYLSKFMPNGKEILDSLLSRLINDRPNINLFGVLGLLWTSMSLSSTLRTVLSIVFEFKETRSFFRTRAIDFLVVFAQFLFLILSILITGAISISMYWIEMNGDVIPFLSSAFGRGISVTVAMLFSILMFFSAYRFLPNGKVDIRAAFAGAFISGALWELAKYGFDWLVTRFTSTEKIYGSYSVIVALALWVYYSGILFILGGEIAKIFASRNHRVLVNEPRNIG